A genomic stretch from Pontivivens ytuae includes:
- the rbfA gene encoding 30S ribosome-binding factor RbfA produces MAAMARHTINEGAGPSQRQLRVGELVRRALSDALMRGDTHDPDLGRTSITVGEVRMSPDLRHATVFVMPLGGVDVEGVLAALERNRSELRRLVTRAVTLKYSPDLRFRADESYDRMDETRRLLSSDNVRRDLDDAED; encoded by the coding sequence ATGGCCGCCATGGCACGACACACGATCAACGAAGGCGCGGGACCGTCCCAGCGCCAGCTCCGCGTCGGCGAGCTTGTCCGGCGCGCGCTTTCGGACGCGCTGATGCGCGGCGACACCCACGACCCCGATCTGGGGCGCACCTCCATCACGGTGGGCGAGGTCCGGATGAGCCCGGACCTGCGCCACGCCACCGTCTTCGTGATGCCGCTGGGCGGCGTCGATGTGGAGGGCGTGCTCGCTGCACTCGAACGCAACCGGAGCGAGTTGCGGCGGCTGGTTACTCGCGCAGTAACCCTCAAATACTCGCCAGATCTGCGCTTTCGCGCCGATGAAAGCTATGATCGGATGGACGAGACGCGGCGGCTTCTGTCCAGCGACAACGTGCGCCGCGACCTCGACGACGCGGAGGACTGA
- a CDS encoding outer membrane protein has protein sequence MKALLVTSALTSLAAVPALADHGNQFYLGAELGFEQHEIDGIDDDGGDVDGLYYGIFGGYEYGFGRAYVAGEVNYTLSNADNDQDVEAEDSYGIGVLAGYNVTEFVSLYGRLGYQIQEVDTGDLGAGDLEEGGIRYGVGVNWSMPAFFHGRLEYTRTNYDDFDGQDFDLDTDRVSVSVYRHF, from the coding sequence ATGAAGGCCCTTCTCGTCACCAGCGCCCTCACCTCGCTGGCCGCAGTGCCGGCCCTCGCCGATCACGGCAACCAATTCTACCTCGGCGCGGAGCTCGGGTTCGAGCAGCACGAGATCGACGGCATCGATGACGATGGCGGCGACGTGGATGGTCTCTACTACGGTATCTTCGGCGGCTACGAGTACGGCTTCGGCCGCGCCTATGTCGCGGGTGAGGTGAACTACACGCTCTCCAACGCCGACAACGACCAGGATGTCGAGGCGGAGGACAGCTACGGCATCGGCGTGCTGGCGGGCTACAACGTGACCGAGTTCGTCTCGCTCTATGGCCGCCTCGGCTACCAGATCCAGGAGGTCGATACCGGCGATCTGGGCGCGGGCGACCTCGAGGAAGGCGGCATCCGCTACGGTGTCGGCGTGAACTGGTCGATGCCGGCGTTCTTCCACGGGCGGCTGGAATACACCCGCACGAACTACGACGATTTCGACGGGCAGGACTTCGACCTCGATACGGATCGCGTGTCGGTCAGCGTCTACCGCCACTTCTGA
- the dapB gene encoding 4-hydroxy-tetrahydrodipicolinate reductase: MIDVTVTGVAGRMGRMLMQAVAEDDRVQLVGATVMPGDPWAGRPVSELVPGTGDVVIADDPLDAIARADAVLDFTAPEATREHGTLCAQAGAVHVIGTTGLSEDDLAHISRCAVHCPVVRAGNFSLGVNLLTVLTRKVAAALGAEYDIEIVEMHHRHKVDAPSGTALMLGEAAAEGRGVDLAEMRDSGRDGQTGARREGVIGFAALRGGDVVGDHRAIFAGPGERVELAHIASDRMLFARGAVTAAVWGRDQKAGEYDMVDVLGLT; the protein is encoded by the coding sequence ATGATCGACGTGACCGTAACGGGCGTGGCGGGCCGCATGGGCCGGATGCTGATGCAGGCGGTGGCCGAGGACGACCGGGTGCAACTCGTGGGCGCCACCGTGATGCCGGGCGACCCGTGGGCGGGGCGCCCGGTCAGTGAACTGGTGCCGGGTACGGGCGACGTCGTGATCGCCGACGACCCGCTCGACGCCATCGCGCGCGCCGATGCGGTGCTCGACTTCACCGCGCCCGAGGCGACGCGGGAGCACGGGACGCTCTGCGCGCAGGCGGGGGCCGTGCACGTGATCGGCACCACGGGCCTGTCGGAGGACGACCTTGCCCATATTTCCCGCTGTGCGGTGCATTGCCCGGTCGTGCGGGCGGGCAACTTCAGCCTCGGCGTGAACCTGCTGACCGTTCTGACCCGCAAGGTCGCCGCGGCGCTGGGCGCCGAATACGACATCGAGATCGTGGAGATGCACCACCGCCACAAGGTCGACGCCCCCTCCGGCACTGCGCTGATGCTGGGTGAGGCAGCGGCCGAGGGGCGGGGCGTGGACCTCGCCGAGATGCGCGACAGCGGCCGGGACGGCCAGACCGGCGCGCGGCGGGAGGGCGTCATCGGCTTCGCGGCGCTGCGAGGCGGCGACGTGGTCGGCGACCACCGCGCGATCTTCGCAGGCCCCGGTGAGCGGGTGGAGCTGGCCCATATCGCCAGCGACCGCATGCTGTTCGCCCGCGGCGCCGTCACCGCTGCCGTCTGGGGACGCGATCAGAAGGCAGGCGAATACGACATGGTCGACGTGCTGGGGCTGACCTAG
- a CDS encoding alcohol dehydrogenase catalytic domain-containing protein yields MSTPETMKALVQLHDGYSGRQEGPVIDDLAPLLEYREVPVPQPGPGQALIKVDLAAVNPSDLHFIKGEYGQPRVKGAPAGFEGVGTVVAGDTPFVGQRVSFYATHSGTWADYALTEARGLIPCRPDLRAEDAAGLIVNPLTASAMFDIVRDSGADSFILTAAGSQLGKLLIALGRDYGIAPIAVVRRAQQGEMLRDLGAEEVLVTSDPEMLAKAAPIMKARKPRILLDAVGDQHTADLFFAMPNRARWVNYGKLSTEPPRLTQLGQLIFQHKKIEGFWLTEWMKTASPEKLGAVITEVQERFVSGKCRTDVTAVVSLADAMSELPAATKKLDGKVFLKP; encoded by the coding sequence ATGAGCACCCCAGAGACGATGAAAGCCCTGGTCCAACTGCATGACGGCTACTCCGGCCGGCAGGAGGGTCCGGTGATCGACGATCTCGCACCGCTCTTGGAGTATCGCGAGGTGCCGGTGCCGCAGCCGGGGCCGGGCCAGGCGCTCATCAAGGTGGACCTCGCCGCGGTCAATCCATCCGACCTGCATTTCATCAAGGGCGAGTACGGCCAGCCGCGGGTGAAGGGCGCGCCGGCGGGTTTCGAGGGGGTCGGCACGGTGGTCGCGGGCGACACGCCCTTCGTCGGGCAGCGCGTCAGCTTCTACGCCACCCATTCGGGGACCTGGGCCGACTACGCGCTGACCGAGGCGCGCGGCCTCATACCTTGCCGTCCCGATCTGCGGGCCGAGGATGCGGCGGGACTGATCGTCAACCCGCTCACCGCCTCGGCCATGTTCGACATCGTGCGCGACAGCGGGGCGGACAGCTTCATCCTGACGGCGGCGGGCTCGCAGCTCGGCAAGCTGCTGATCGCGTTGGGGCGCGACTACGGCATCGCACCCATCGCCGTCGTGCGCCGCGCCCAGCAGGGTGAGATGCTGCGTGACCTCGGTGCGGAGGAGGTTCTGGTCACCTCCGACCCCGAGATGCTGGCGAAGGCGGCACCCATCATGAAGGCGCGCAAACCGCGGATCCTGCTCGACGCGGTGGGCGACCAACACACGGCAGACTTGTTCTTCGCGATGCCGAATCGGGCGCGCTGGGTGAACTACGGAAAGCTCTCGACGGAGCCGCCGCGGCTCACGCAGCTCGGCCAACTCATCTTCCAGCACAAGAAAATCGAGGGCTTCTGGCTGACCGAATGGATGAAGACGGCCAGCCCCGAAAAGCTCGGCGCGGTCATCACCGAAGTGCAGGAACGCTTCGTCAGCGGCAAGTGCCGCACGGACGTGACGGCGGTGGTGTCGCTGGCGGACGCCATGTCGGAATTGCCCGCAGCAACTAAGAAACTGGACGGGAAAGTATTTCTAAAGCCCTGA
- a CDS encoding sulfotransferase family 2 domain-containing protein produces MLYTTRTYPIYYLSITKCGCTFLKSLFYALDFGEEHPDGIHLHRQEQGLIRADDIPPETVRTSPYAFVVLRDPVTRYVSFYLDKIWGDGPTNFPEIRDRLAEDGIVDLARDLDVEGHRANVMRLLEWTSRSLAGEPEEALVAGGRYHHWRAQTGRLRRARHFPLTHLTLEGLDWQLPLLLKPVIPDLAERMEIVKERNRSPRPVPLREIADEATAAAIRARYQRDGRLHARATEVWAGQQRTRRLPDPPLRGHLRCTRAGGFVLRGAAASGRSSLAAALGGGALVDVPRDALPEGVVLIREPLERFVAFYLHIFLQEGESDWTRLRDLLTRTRGFFPEPEDDAQHARNLYVLSIYMGRRAASFAAITGPDGSRAQVHDVKRPLDWGMMPLLVEGGEVRSGAATPLAADDPLRGALARTALPPNWRNWVPVSVAERFRTMYRADFELYEALSRDGAAKADETWDDANPDEPSTAG; encoded by the coding sequence ATGCTCTATACCACCCGCACCTACCCGATCTATTACCTGTCCATCACCAAGTGCGGCTGCACCTTCCTCAAGAGCCTGTTCTACGCGCTCGATTTCGGGGAGGAGCATCCGGACGGCATCCACCTGCACCGGCAGGAGCAGGGCCTGATCCGCGCCGACGACATCCCGCCCGAGACGGTGCGGACAAGCCCCTATGCCTTCGTCGTGCTGCGCGATCCGGTAACGCGCTACGTCTCGTTCTACCTCGACAAGATCTGGGGCGACGGGCCGACCAACTTTCCCGAGATCCGGGACCGGCTTGCCGAGGACGGGATCGTGGACCTCGCGCGCGACCTCGATGTGGAGGGGCACCGGGCGAACGTGATGCGGCTGCTGGAGTGGACGAGCCGCAGCCTCGCCGGGGAGCCCGAGGAGGCGCTGGTCGCCGGTGGCCGCTATCACCACTGGCGCGCGCAGACGGGGCGGCTGCGCCGGGCGCGGCACTTCCCGCTGACGCATCTGACGCTGGAGGGGCTGGACTGGCAGCTTCCGTTGCTGCTGAAGCCCGTGATCCCCGATCTCGCCGAGCGGATGGAGATCGTGAAGGAGCGCAATCGCTCGCCGCGCCCCGTTCCCCTGCGCGAGATCGCCGACGAGGCGACGGCGGCCGCGATCCGGGCGAGATACCAGCGGGACGGGCGGCTGCATGCGCGCGCGACCGAGGTCTGGGCGGGGCAGCAGCGCACCCGCCGCCTGCCCGACCCGCCGCTGCGTGGCCATCTGCGCTGCACCCGGGCGGGCGGGTTCGTGCTGCGGGGGGCGGCGGCGTCCGGCCGGTCCTCGCTGGCTGCGGCCCTCGGGGGCGGGGCGCTCGTCGACGTGCCCCGCGATGCGCTGCCCGAAGGCGTGGTGCTGATCCGTGAGCCGCTGGAGCGCTTCGTCGCGTTCTACCTCCACATCTTCCTGCAGGAGGGGGAGAGCGACTGGACGCGGCTGCGCGATCTGCTCACCCGGACGCGCGGCTTCTTCCCAGAGCCCGAGGATGACGCGCAGCATGCGCGCAACCTCTATGTGCTGAGCATCTACATGGGCCGCCGGGCGGCCAGCTTCGCGGCGATCACAGGGCCAGACGGCTCGCGCGCGCAGGTGCATGACGTGAAGCGCCCGCTCGATTGGGGGATGATGCCGCTGCTGGTCGAGGGGGGCGAAGTGCGCTCGGGTGCGGCGACACCGCTTGCCGCGGACGATCCGCTGCGCGGCGCTCTGGCGCGGACCGCGCTGCCCCCGAACTGGCGCAATTGGGTGCCCGTATCGGTTGCCGAGCGTTTCAGGACCATGTATCGCGCCGACTTCGAATTGTACGAGGCGCTGTCGCGGGACGGCGCGGCGAAGGCGGACGAGACATGGGACGACGCAAATCCGGACGAGCCGTCCACGGCTGGCTGA
- a CDS encoding DUF1643 domain-containing protein: MDESEGLVRRHHADARARSEAVFSACGLYRFALTRVWGDGPRLHYVMLNPSKADEVANDPTVERCERRARALGYGAFRVTNIFGFRATDPRVLRAAEAPVGPGNDTAVLAGAAWADATLCAWGVHGAHLGRGAEVAELLRESGARLLTLGLTKEGHPRHPLYVAYAQAPEEWA; the protein is encoded by the coding sequence TTGGACGAATCCGAAGGGCTGGTGCGCCGCCACCATGCCGACGCGCGGGCGCGCTCGGAAGCAGTGTTCTCGGCCTGCGGGCTTTATCGCTTTGCGCTGACGCGGGTCTGGGGCGACGGCCCGCGGCTGCATTACGTGATGCTCAACCCCTCCAAGGCCGACGAGGTCGCGAACGATCCGACCGTGGAGCGGTGCGAGCGGCGGGCGCGGGCGCTGGGCTACGGCGCGTTCAGGGTGACCAACATCTTCGGCTTTCGCGCAACGGACCCGCGGGTGCTGCGCGCGGCAGAGGCGCCCGTGGGTCCGGGCAATGATACGGCGGTGCTGGCAGGTGCGGCGTGGGCCGACGCGACGCTCTGTGCCTGGGGCGTGCATGGCGCGCATCTGGGCCGCGGGGCGGAGGTTGCCGAGTTGCTGCGGGAGAGCGGCGCGCGGTTGCTGACGCTGGGTCTGACCAAGGAGGGGCATCCGCGGCATCCCTTGTATGTCGCCTATGCGCAGGCGCCGGAGGAGTGGGCGTGA
- the ileS gene encoding isoleucine--tRNA ligase, producing MCADQTTTTPDYKDTLNLPQTDFPMRAGLPKREPDWLKRWEEMAIYDRLREKEGREPFLLHDGPPYANGNLHIGHGLNKILKDMVVRSQQMMGRDARYVPGWDCHGLPIEWKIEEKYRQKGRNKDEVPVNEFRGECREFAREWVGIQRDEFKRLGITGNWENPYLTMDFGAEATIAEEFMKFVMNGTLYQGSKPVMWSVVEKTALAEAEVEYHDHQSHMIWVRFPVVSPAGSDRLADQPEDSGADMASDIATSSVVIWTTTPWTIPQNRAVCFGPEISYGLYEVTGRPEECWARIGEKLLLADALAEDVFRQSRLDETMYRRLRDVTPAELEALTLAHPLRHVDGANGEWDYDVPMLPGDHVTDDAGTGFVHTAPSHGDDDYQIGLKHGLPMTHNVGEDGTFRESLPLFGGLAIFDHKGKEGKANTVVINALVEAKRLLARGRLKHSYPHSWRSKAPLIYRNTPQWFVAIDRQLGGDDTYGKTIRERALTSIDELVTWTPANGRNRIHAMIENRPDWVLSRQRAWGVPLTCFVKRRDDGTVELLQDEAVNARIVEAFRAEGADCWFEDDAAARFLGDRASEGWEKVTDILDVWFDSGSTHAFVMRDREDGGWPADLYLEGTDQHRGWFHSSLLQACGTVGRAPYKGVLTHGFTLDGKGMKMSKSLGNTIVPAEVVKQYGADILRLWVAQTDYTADQRIGPEILKGVADSYRRLRNAFRFILGSIEDHEAVAYAEMPELERWVLHRLAELDAEVRQGYTAYDFQGVFQKLFTFITVDLSAYYLDIRKDALYCGDPASVEARAARDVLDALHARLTTWLAPILTFTMEEVWLERHPDGSVHLQDFPETPAEWRDDALAAKWARIRAARRVVTGALEIERTEKRIGSSLEAAPVVHVADPELRAALESVPFEDICITSQITVTGDAAPMGAFTLPEVEGVAVIPAESDGEKCARCWKILPDVGLHTHSQTCGRCNAVLSAQ from the coding sequence ATGTGCGCCGACCAGACCACCACGACGCCCGACTACAAGGATACCCTCAACCTGCCGCAGACCGACTTCCCCATGCGGGCCGGTCTGCCCAAGCGCGAGCCCGACTGGCTCAAGCGGTGGGAGGAGATGGCGATCTACGACCGCCTGCGGGAAAAGGAGGGGCGGGAGCCCTTCCTGCTCCATGACGGACCGCCCTACGCCAACGGCAACCTTCATATCGGCCACGGGCTCAACAAGATCCTCAAGGACATGGTCGTCCGCTCCCAGCAGATGATGGGCCGCGACGCGCGCTACGTCCCCGGCTGGGACTGCCACGGCCTGCCCATCGAGTGGAAGATCGAGGAGAAGTACCGCCAGAAGGGCCGCAACAAGGACGAGGTCCCGGTCAACGAGTTCCGCGGCGAATGCCGCGAATTCGCCCGCGAGTGGGTCGGCATCCAGCGCGACGAGTTCAAGCGCCTCGGCATCACCGGCAACTGGGAGAATCCGTACCTGACCATGGACTTCGGCGCCGAGGCGACCATCGCCGAGGAGTTCATGAAGTTCGTCATGAACGGCACGCTCTACCAGGGCTCGAAGCCCGTCATGTGGTCCGTAGTGGAGAAGACCGCGCTGGCCGAGGCCGAGGTCGAGTACCACGACCACCAGTCCCACATGATCTGGGTCCGGTTCCCCGTGGTCTCGCCCGCGGGCTCCGACCGGCTGGCCGATCAGCCGGAGGATAGCGGCGCCGACATGGCCTCCGACATCGCGACATCCTCCGTCGTGATCTGGACCACGACCCCCTGGACCATCCCGCAGAACCGCGCCGTCTGCTTCGGGCCGGAGATTTCCTACGGTCTCTACGAAGTCACCGGCCGGCCCGAGGAATGCTGGGCGCGGATCGGGGAGAAGCTGCTGCTCGCCGACGCGCTTGCCGAGGATGTGTTCCGCCAGTCCCGTCTCGACGAGACCATGTATCGCCGCCTGCGCGACGTGACCCCGGCCGAGCTGGAGGCGCTGACGCTCGCCCACCCGCTGCGCCATGTCGACGGCGCCAACGGCGAGTGGGATTACGACGTGCCGATGCTGCCCGGCGACCACGTGACAGACGACGCGGGCACCGGCTTCGTGCACACCGCGCCCAGCCACGGCGACGACGACTACCAGATCGGCTTGAAGCACGGCCTGCCCATGACCCACAACGTGGGCGAGGACGGCACCTTCCGCGAGAGCCTGCCGCTCTTCGGCGGGCTCGCGATCTTCGATCACAAGGGCAAGGAGGGGAAGGCCAACACCGTCGTCATCAACGCGCTGGTCGAGGCGAAGCGTCTGCTCGCGCGCGGGCGGCTCAAGCACTCCTACCCGCATTCCTGGCGCTCCAAGGCGCCGCTGATCTACCGCAACACGCCGCAATGGTTCGTGGCGATCGACCGGCAGCTTGGCGGCGACGATACCTACGGCAAGACGATCCGGGAGCGGGCGCTGACCTCCATCGACGAGCTCGTGACCTGGACCCCCGCCAACGGTCGCAACCGCATCCACGCGATGATCGAGAACCGCCCCGACTGGGTGCTTTCGCGCCAGCGCGCCTGGGGCGTACCGCTCACCTGCTTCGTGAAGCGGCGTGATGACGGAACCGTCGAACTCCTCCAGGACGAGGCCGTCAACGCCCGTATCGTCGAGGCGTTCCGGGCCGAAGGCGCCGATTGCTGGTTCGAGGACGACGCGGCCGCCCGCTTCTTGGGCGACCGCGCGTCGGAGGGGTGGGAGAAGGTGACCGACATCCTCGACGTCTGGTTCGATAGCGGCTCCACCCACGCCTTCGTCATGCGCGACCGGGAGGATGGCGGTTGGCCCGCGGACCTTTACCTGGAAGGCACCGACCAGCACCGCGGCTGGTTCCACTCCTCGCTGCTGCAAGCTTGCGGCACGGTGGGCCGCGCCCCGTACAAGGGCGTGCTGACCCACGGCTTCACCCTCGACGGCAAGGGCATGAAGATGTCGAAATCGCTCGGCAACACCATCGTGCCCGCCGAGGTGGTGAAGCAGTACGGCGCCGACATCCTCCGCCTCTGGGTCGCGCAGACCGACTACACCGCCGATCAGCGCATCGGGCCGGAGATCCTGAAGGGCGTCGCCGACAGCTACCGCCGCCTGCGCAACGCGTTCCGCTTCATCCTCGGCTCGATCGAGGATCATGAGGCGGTCGCTTACGCGGAGATGCCGGAGCTCGAACGCTGGGTCCTCCATCGCCTCGCGGAGCTCGATGCGGAGGTCCGGCAGGGCTACACCGCCTACGACTTCCAGGGCGTGTTCCAGAAGCTCTTCACCTTCATCACGGTGGACCTGTCGGCCTACTACCTCGACATCCGCAAGGACGCGCTCTATTGCGGCGATCCGGCGAGTGTCGAGGCGCGGGCGGCCCGCGACGTGCTCGATGCGCTGCACGCGCGGCTGACCACGTGGCTCGCCCCGATCCTGACCTTCACCATGGAGGAGGTGTGGCTGGAGCGGCACCCGGACGGCTCGGTCCACCTGCAGGACTTCCCGGAAACGCCCGCGGAGTGGCGCGACGACGCGCTCGCCGCGAAATGGGCGCGCATCCGCGCCGCGCGTCGCGTCGTGACCGGCGCGCTGGAGATCGAGCGCACCGAAAAGCGCATCGGCTCCTCGCTGGAGGCCGCCCCGGTGGTCCACGTCGCCGATCCGGAGCTTCGCGCGGCGCTCGAGAGCGTGCCGTTCGAGGATATCTGCATCACCTCGCAGATCACCGTGACGGGTGATGCGGCGCCGATGGGTGCTTTCACTCTGCCGGAGGTTGAAGGCGTCGCCGTCATCCCCGCGGAGTCGGATGGCGAGAAGTGCGCGCGCTGCTGGAAGATCCTGCCGGATGTGGGCCTGCATACACACTCGCAGACCTGCGGCCGCTGTAATGCGGTCCTTTCAGCTCAGTGA
- a CDS encoding SDR family oxidoreductase, translating into MSYLEDLFGVSGKVALVTGGATGIGRMIAEALAAGGATVMIASRKAEACKAVAEEINGSGLPGRVEGFGGDVSTPEGIAALVGEVKGRTGALHILVNNAGITWGEPFETFPMEQWSRVMDVNVGAMFTLTRDLTPLLEAAATHADPARIINIGSVMGTVPLAEGAYSYTMSKAAVHHMTKVLATELASKRITVNAFAPGPFPSKMTRFATGTAEKAEKVGANVPLGRIGTPEDMAGATLYLCGRGGAYVSGAILPLDGGMSVEAPLNLFANVG; encoded by the coding sequence ATGTCCTATCTCGAGGATCTCTTCGGCGTGTCCGGCAAGGTGGCGCTGGTCACCGGCGGGGCCACCGGCATCGGCCGCATGATCGCCGAGGCACTGGCCGCGGGCGGCGCCACGGTGATGATCGCGAGCCGCAAGGCCGAGGCCTGCAAGGCCGTGGCCGAAGAGATCAACGGGTCGGGCCTGCCGGGCCGGGTCGAGGGCTTTGGCGGCGACGTCTCCACGCCCGAGGGGATCGCGGCACTGGTCGGTGAGGTGAAGGGGCGGACCGGCGCGCTCCACATCCTCGTCAACAATGCGGGCATCACCTGGGGCGAGCCGTTCGAGACCTTCCCGATGGAGCAGTGGAGCCGGGTGATGGACGTGAATGTCGGCGCGATGTTCACCTTGACCCGCGACCTCACCCCGTTGCTGGAGGCCGCGGCGACCCACGCGGACCCGGCGCGCATCATCAACATCGGCTCCGTCATGGGCACCGTTCCCTTGGCCGAGGGCGCCTATTCCTACACCATGTCCAAGGCGGCAGTGCACCACATGACCAAGGTGCTCGCCACCGAACTGGCCTCGAAGCGCATCACCGTGAATGCCTTCGCCCCCGGCCCCTTCCCTTCGAAGATGACCCGCTTCGCCACCGGCACAGCCGAGAAGGCGGAGAAGGTGGGCGCCAACGTCCCCCTCGGCCGCATCGGCACGCCGGAGGACATGGCGGGCGCCACCCTCTACCTGTGCGGCCGCGGCGGGGCCTATGTCTCCGGCGCGATCCTGCCGCTCGACGGCGGCATGAGCGTCGAGGCGCCGCTCAACCTCTTCGCCAACGTGGGGTGA
- the truB gene encoding tRNA pseudouridine(55) synthase TruB, whose amino-acid sequence MGRRKSGRAVHGWLIVDKPAGVTSTAVVNKVRWALGAQKAGHAGTLDPAATGVLAIALGEATKTVPYVTDALKAYRFDVTLGAATNTDDAEGEVIATSDSRPTDEEIRAALPAFTGDIEQVPPQFSAVKVDGERAYAKARGGEEMELAARPLYVESLEMVGRDGDVVTLEMVCGKGGYVRSIARDLGAALGCLGHVKGLRRIWSGPFEPVDGLDWETLERLAKDPALDAHVHPLEVGLQDLPELAATPEGAARLRNGNPGMVMAADVEYGEEAWASHDGKPVAIGVYKAGELHPSRVFNL is encoded by the coding sequence ATGGGACGACGCAAATCCGGACGAGCCGTCCACGGCTGGCTGATCGTGGACAAGCCCGCGGGCGTGACCTCCACCGCGGTGGTGAACAAGGTCCGCTGGGCGCTCGGCGCGCAGAAGGCGGGGCATGCGGGCACGCTGGACCCGGCGGCGACGGGGGTGCTGGCCATCGCACTCGGTGAAGCGACGAAGACGGTGCCCTACGTGACCGACGCGCTGAAGGCCTACCGCTTCGACGTGACGCTGGGGGCCGCGACCAACACCGATGATGCGGAGGGCGAGGTGATCGCCACCTCCGACAGCCGCCCGACGGATGAGGAGATCCGCGCCGCCCTTCCTGCCTTCACCGGCGATATCGAGCAGGTGCCGCCGCAATTCTCCGCCGTGAAGGTCGATGGCGAGCGGGCCTATGCCAAGGCCCGCGGCGGGGAGGAAATGGAGCTCGCCGCACGCCCCCTCTATGTCGAGAGCCTTGAGATGGTGGGCCGCGACGGCGACGTGGTGACGCTGGAGATGGTCTGCGGCAAGGGCGGCTATGTCCGCTCCATCGCGCGGGATCTCGGCGCGGCGCTCGGCTGCCTCGGCCATGTGAAGGGCCTGCGCCGGATCTGGTCGGGACCGTTCGAGCCGGTCGACGGGCTCGACTGGGAGACGCTGGAGCGGCTGGCGAAGGACCCCGCGCTCGACGCGCATGTCCATCCGCTGGAGGTCGGCCTGCAGGACCTGCCGGAGCTTGCAGCGACACCCGAGGGCGCCGCGCGGCTGCGCAACGGCAATCCGGGCATGGTGATGGCCGCCGATGTGGAGTATGGCGAGGAGGCGTGGGCCAGCCATGACGGCAAGCCGGTCGCGATCGGCGTCTACAAGGCCGGCGAGCTGCATCCGAGCCGGGTGTTCAACCTCTGA
- a CDS encoding SDR family NAD(P)-dependent oxidoreductase: MFEGKTVLITGAAAGLGKAAAEGFAARGATLLLSDRAKEVEQVASDLGATAMIADVTEPQAHKDLVAKAVEIGGRLDVAINNAGVVHPPMRIEQTPEQVARTVIEIDLLGVMWALQAQIPVMQQQFRDTGDGGVILNTASIAGLVGSSTLGAYSAAKHGVVGLTRAAAIENARRGIRVNAICPGFTRTAMTQFAIDLHPEPETAEADLVRGVPMRRQGEPSEIVAAMLFAADPANSFMTGQTIALDGGVTAY; encoded by the coding sequence ATGTTCGAGGGAAAGACCGTTCTGATCACCGGCGCCGCCGCCGGTCTGGGCAAGGCCGCGGCCGAAGGTTTCGCGGCCAGGGGCGCCACGCTCCTCCTCTCCGACCGCGCGAAGGAGGTGGAGCAGGTGGCCAGCGACCTCGGCGCCACCGCCATGATCGCCGACGTGACCGAGCCGCAGGCGCACAAGGACCTCGTGGCCAAGGCCGTCGAGATCGGCGGACGGCTCGACGTCGCCATCAACAACGCGGGCGTCGTCCATCCGCCGATGCGCATAGAGCAGACGCCGGAGCAGGTGGCCCGCACCGTTATCGAGATCGACCTCCTGGGCGTCATGTGGGCGCTGCAGGCGCAGATCCCCGTCATGCAGCAGCAGTTCCGCGACACGGGCGACGGGGGTGTGATCCTCAACACCGCCTCCATCGCGGGGCTCGTCGGCTCCTCGACGCTCGGAGCCTATTCCGCGGCCAAGCACGGCGTCGTCGGCCTCACCCGTGCCGCGGCCATCGAGAACGCGCGCCGCGGTATCCGCGTGAACGCGATCTGCCCGGGCTTCACCCGCACCGCGATGACCCAGTTCGCTATCGACCTGCATCCGGAGCCCGAAACGGCCGAGGCCGACCTTGTGCGCGGCGTTCCCATGCGCCGGCAGGGCGAACCGTCGGAGATCGTGGCCGCCATGCTCTTCGCCGCCGACCCCGCCAACAGCTTCATGACCGGCCAGACCATCGCACTTGACGGAGGCGTCACCGCATATTGA